The following proteins are encoded in a genomic region of Reichenbachiella sp.:
- the atpG gene encoding ATP synthase F1 subunit gamma, translated as MANLKEVKNRISSVTSTQQITSAMKMVAAAKLKRAQDKITQMRPYSQKLTGLLQNVSAGMEDSSDNIYGQEREVNNVLLVVVSSDRGLCGAFNNNVFKATVNLIEENYSYESKHDGIHILPLGKKAFEFFSKRNYQVVDNFYGIFGDLSFDQAKVAAEYVMKSFVDGDYDKVELVYNEFKNVATQILQVEQFLPVEQVEATADEAESAFTNQEYIYQPSMQYVVEELIPKSLKVQFYKAALESNASEHGARMTAMDQATDNAGEMLKALKLTYNRTRQAAITKEILEIVGGAEALASDG; from the coding sequence ATGGCTAATTTAAAAGAAGTAAAAAACAGAATATCTTCTGTAACCTCAACTCAGCAGATCACTAGCGCCATGAAAATGGTAGCTGCTGCCAAGCTGAAAAGAGCACAGGATAAGATCACTCAAATGAGGCCTTATTCGCAAAAGCTTACGGGCTTATTGCAAAATGTGTCGGCAGGTATGGAGGATAGTTCTGATAATATCTACGGTCAGGAACGTGAAGTGAACAATGTACTTCTCGTAGTGGTTTCTTCTGACAGAGGGTTGTGTGGCGCTTTCAACAACAACGTGTTCAAAGCAACTGTCAATCTGATAGAAGAAAATTACTCTTACGAGAGCAAACACGACGGCATTCACATCTTACCATTAGGTAAAAAGGCTTTTGAATTTTTCTCTAAGAGAAATTATCAAGTAGTAGACAACTTCTATGGTATTTTCGGTGATCTATCTTTTGATCAAGCGAAAGTAGCGGCGGAGTATGTGATGAAGTCTTTTGTTGATGGTGATTACGACAAAGTAGAATTAGTTTACAACGAGTTCAAAAATGTGGCCACTCAAATTCTTCAAGTAGAGCAATTCTTGCCAGTAGAGCAAGTAGAGGCTACTGCGGATGAGGCTGAGTCAGCTTTCACTAATCAGGAATATATCTATCAGCCATCTATGCAATATGTGGTTGAGGAGTTGATCCCTAAATCGTTGAAAGTACAGTTCTACAAAGCAGCGCTTGAGTCGAATGCTTCAGAGCATGGCGCTCGAATGACAGCCATGGATCAAGCCACTGACAATGCTGGAGAAATGTTGAAAGCATTGAAATTGACTTACAACAGAACTCGTCAGGCAGCAATTACTAAGGAAATTCTTGAAATCGTGGGTGGTGCTGAGGCATTGGCCAGCGATGGATAA